The DNA window TCGAGACTTTGTATAGCTAAACAGCCAGGCCAACTCTCTGTCACTACGGTTTATAGCATCACGATCTGGAGCATTTGTTCTCAAGGATTGATATCTTTAGGAGGAAAGGAAGTGTTGGGAAGACAAGATCACAAGAGTACATTGCCCCTGGACTTTGAAGAGCAGTAACTGCAGGAGATCAAAGTTTCCACTGAAATAAACATATAATGAAAAAGGTAATGTTTTCCCCTCCTTTAATACATAAGGCAGAGCCCCTGTCCTTCTTgccagaaagaaagaagaaaatatgaaaacatacGACCTTCACTTGCCATATCAAAGTGTTAAGAACGATAATTGTTTTCAATATACTATTTACAGGCCACTATTGTAGGAAATATTGATTATCTTAGCATTAGTGTGCAAATTGCTCATGCATAACCTTTCATCTCGCAGAAAGTTCAGCCGTCGCTCATATCCTCACCCAAAGTACGGAGCTTAACCTGGAAATGTGATGTCGATTTCTAGACATTATTCTTTTGGAAGATAGGCTCCTAATGCTTTACCATATGGCATAATGGACCTTAGAGAGGAAACCGTGGCTGAACTAAAATTTCTTCGCAGGTGGAACCTGGGCTTGAGATGAGAATACTAGCAAATCTAAAACCGCTGCCACATTTGTTTTCTTACCAATTGCCACCATATTTTTATCAGTGAAGAATTGTCCGACAATTGTTGCACTGTgaagaaaaccaaacaaaattaacaatCCAGATCGTCGTTGCGTTGTTTCATGAATGACTGGTATGCACAACTCAGTAATCAGATCATTTGGGGGACAGTACAGAGTAGCTTGACAGCTCAGTTGTAAACTGGATCCTGAGAACTAGGGGCTCTTCATGAGAACAGTATGTTACTTCGCCAAGTTATTCAGCACACCATAACACATTTAATCCTACCCAGCGTAAAGATTCTACGGAAATGCACGATATTGTTCATGTCTCAGCTCCAAGGGGGCCacaaacacacatataaacaCAAGCGCATTAAACGTGAGTGTTAAAAACACTCAAAATACTGAATGAACTCCAAGGTTACTAACATCACAGACAGTTCTGGTTTCAATTCCCTAGTACTACAGAGATATTGGTCATCACTTGCCCCCTGAGCGTAAGATATCACCACAGGAAAGCCGGACCATTCAGCGCAGTAGGCAGCAGAAACACGCAGTATTGCAAAGTAGTGTAACTCAATAGATTGCAACACTCAAGTAATCCCCTATCTGCAAAACAACATGGCATGCATCAATTGATTTGTGTCAGAAGAAAAAACTTTGTAATAGCATAATACAGCTCTGATGAATACCTGGAAGCCCAGCTCTGCAAGACTTTTAGCATCATCTCCTCTTCCATGACCATAAGAGAAGGTTGAACCCACCTTCAATCAATACCCAATTATACAAGTTATCACAGATTGAACAGTTACTTGGTTATGAATACAAAAGGACCATGAGTTGTACAAGGGAAACAGTTAACTACATTAGATAGAACAACAAGTGATGTTTTAGTATGAGATTGATAATTATCACTATGTGAATGACGTGGTTACTGctaactaaacagggccaaGTGTTAGGCATACATAACCGACAAAACAATTGTTTATGAAAAGAGATTTTGATGTAATTGGAAGCATGTCATGAATACATGCTCACAACATagtaataaaactaataaGACAGTGTATAGCAGCAGTCATACAAAACCGAACTCATTAACGATAGTAACAATCATATTCCCTATTCAGGACTAAGACTGCTTGGAATTTGAACTTGAAAAACAGGACCAGCAGAAGAAGAGTCACAATGGTCAATTGGGAATTAGGGATTAGCTCTTACCTCTTTGACAACAAAACGGCCATGCTTATCAGGGTacacaaaagcaaaagaaagccttgcatttctttttcttgctgCAAGAGCCACCTCTTTCACCTGAAACATATTCATAACTGCTTTATCAGATatcaatctaaaaacaaaatgtaGCATGGCATTGACATGTAGGGCCAAACACCAGTTATCATCATAAGCCTAGTcaaattttgttgattttCACTTTGCTATGTTGTATAAAACCATAAatcaaatttcatttttccgAAAGATTGACAAGAAAGCACAAGCTTTAGAAATTTTACGAGATCAGTGAGCTCGCGGAGTGTGGCATCCTTCCATGTGTATATCTGAACTTCATCTTTCGGCTCCTTTCCTCTCACAGCAAACTCTTCATTTTGGTGAT is part of the Oryza brachyantha chromosome 2, ObraRS2, whole genome shotgun sequence genome and encodes:
- the LOC102712776 gene encoding histone deacetylase complex subunit SAP18, which translates into the protein MAGRGEMPMRPARPGPPMQYRGPPPMARARVEPIDREKTCPLLLRVFTKVGGHHQNEEFAVRGKEPKDEVQIYTWKDATLRELTDLVKEVALAARKRNARLSFAFVYPDKHGRFVVKEVGSTFSYGHGRGDDAKSLAELGFQIGDYLSVAIY